In Opitutaceae bacterium TAV5, one genomic interval encodes:
- a CDS encoding LacI family transcriptional regulator, giving the protein MITLKQIAEQAGVTTAAVSLALRGAPNVSEAKKAEIRAIADKLGYRRNPHVSTLMRHIRQGREIPQKATVGILFAHPSRTANKHIVFVRRRFQGMERRLAERGYRPEIFWYNDPDYTPERINGIFLARGIRGIVLAVYHQSQLDIRLDWENFAVSTQNDFIAGPLVHRVAEDYFANTATAMTHLWESGCRRIGLAYNGKNARSAYFHITAAWQRFLSLAHGERDVAAVAGLPSVFIPPAGQWTEEGFMAWFRSERPDAILTFDWGDIPGWLAKAGVRVPEDTSVAVLNRCPSAPEFSGIDPEPERLGATSVDLVIEQLESNEIGLPENPKVLTIAGRWVQGRTTRAV; this is encoded by the coding sequence ATGATCACCCTGAAACAGATCGCGGAGCAAGCGGGCGTCACGACCGCAGCCGTCTCTCTGGCACTGCGCGGCGCGCCCAATGTGTCGGAGGCGAAGAAAGCCGAAATCCGCGCCATCGCCGACAAGCTCGGCTACCGCCGCAATCCGCATGTATCCACTCTGATGAGACACATCCGGCAGGGAAGGGAGATTCCGCAAAAGGCGACGGTGGGCATCCTCTTCGCGCATCCTTCACGGACGGCCAACAAGCACATCGTATTCGTGAGACGGCGGTTTCAGGGCATGGAACGGCGGCTGGCCGAACGGGGCTACCGGCCGGAGATTTTCTGGTATAACGATCCCGACTACACGCCGGAGCGCATCAACGGGATTTTTCTGGCGCGCGGCATTCGCGGCATTGTGCTCGCGGTGTATCACCAGTCGCAGCTCGACATCCGGCTCGACTGGGAAAACTTCGCCGTGTCCACCCAGAATGATTTCATCGCCGGACCGCTCGTTCACCGGGTGGCCGAGGATTATTTTGCTAACACCGCCACCGCCATGACGCACCTGTGGGAAAGCGGCTGCCGGCGGATCGGCCTGGCCTACAACGGCAAAAATGCCCGGAGCGCGTATTTTCACATCACGGCGGCCTGGCAGCGGTTCCTTTCCCTCGCCCATGGCGAGCGGGATGTCGCTGCCGTGGCCGGGCTTCCTTCCGTGTTCATCCCGCCGGCCGGCCAATGGACGGAGGAAGGATTCATGGCGTGGTTCCGTAGTGAAAGGCCGGATGCGATCCTGACGTTTGACTGGGGAGATATTCCCGGCTGGCTGGCGAAAGCCGGTGTGCGTGTGCCGGAGGATACAAGCGTGGCAGTGCTCAACCGCTGTCCGAGCGCCCCGGAGTTTTCGGGAATCGATCCGGAGCCGGAACGGCTTGGAGCCACTTCCGTCGATCTCGTCATCGAACAACTGGAAAGCAACGAAATCGGCCTCCCGGAAAACCCCAAGGTTCTTACCATTGCCGGTCGTTGGGTGCAGGGGAGAACCACACGGGCCGTCTGA
- a CDS encoding Hydrogenase expression/synthesis hypA family, whose amino-acid sequence MDLNIATAIYCFLVAGVFLGLWIYYDRRDHARFEAERRQVSFHCTKCGHLYAIQGESEQGRCPHCGHDNRRLRF is encoded by the coding sequence ATGGACCTCAACATCGCCACGGCCATTTATTGTTTCCTCGTCGCCGGGGTGTTCCTTGGCCTGTGGATCTATTACGACCGGCGCGACCACGCCCGCTTCGAGGCCGAACGCCGGCAGGTGTCGTTTCACTGCACGAAATGCGGCCACCTCTACGCCATCCAGGGCGAAAGCGAACAGGGCCGCTGCCCGCATTGCGGCCACGACAACCGGCGCCTGCGGTTCTGA
- a CDS encoding HAD hydrolase: protein MGFDADDTLWHNESLFEVMHTRFRELLARHHDADAATVEHTLFATEMRNLDLYGYGVKSFTLSAIETAVELTAGRISAAEIRQILELGRDILKHPVELLEGVAETLAVLAGSDRVARLLVITKGDLRHQEQKLGRSGLLDLFAHTEIVSDKNEATYATVLRRHDIAPDRFLMVGNSLRSDILPVLALGGAGAHIPYPLLWAHEHAEPPAAEASAGRFFALQSIRELPAAVETWAAASAAACGGSSGFGDQGTSEN, encoded by the coding sequence ATCGGCTTCGATGCCGATGACACGCTCTGGCACAATGAATCCCTCTTCGAGGTGATGCACACGCGTTTCCGCGAGTTGCTCGCCCGCCACCATGACGCCGACGCCGCCACCGTGGAACACACGCTCTTCGCCACCGAGATGCGCAACCTCGATCTCTACGGCTACGGCGTGAAAAGCTTCACCCTCTCGGCCATCGAAACCGCCGTGGAACTCACCGCGGGCCGGATCAGCGCGGCCGAAATCCGCCAGATTCTCGAACTCGGCCGCGACATCCTGAAGCATCCTGTCGAACTCCTCGAAGGCGTGGCCGAGACCCTCGCCGTGCTCGCCGGCAGCGACCGCGTGGCGCGCCTGCTCGTCATCACCAAGGGCGACCTCCGCCATCAGGAGCAGAAACTCGGCCGCTCGGGCCTTCTCGATCTTTTCGCCCACACCGAGATCGTTTCCGACAAAAACGAGGCGACCTACGCGACCGTACTCCGTCGTCACGACATCGCGCCCGACCGTTTTCTGATGGTGGGCAACTCGCTCAGGTCCGACATCCTCCCTGTCCTCGCGCTGGGTGGCGCCGGGGCGCACATCCCGTATCCGCTCCTCTGGGCGCACGAACACGCCGAACCGCCCGCCGCCGAAGCGAGCGCGGGCCGTTTTTTCGCTCTCCAGTCCATCCGCGAACTTCCCGCCGCCGTGGAGACATGGGCGGCCGCCTCCGCCGCCGCTTGCGGCGGCAGTTCGGGGTTTGGAGATCAGGGAACTTCTGAAAATTGA